A genomic region of Phocoena sinus isolate mPhoSin1 chromosome 18, mPhoSin1.pri, whole genome shotgun sequence contains the following coding sequences:
- the METTL21C gene encoding protein-lysine methyltransferase METTL21C: MDACLRSGQQPQSVDEAPRPPDEEGLQTDGSSGPPGDSNKIEPSLQSLQKFVPMNYASYTQEYYWFAGKRIVIQESIESYGAVVWPGAMALCQYLEEHAEELGLQGAKMLEIGAGPGLVSIVASILGAQVTATDLPDVLGNLQYNLLRNTLNHTAHLPEVKELVWGEGLEQNFPKSTCYYDYLLASDVVYHHYFLDKLLATMAYLCQPGTVLLWANKFRFSTDYEFLDKFKQVFDTTLLAEFQESSIKLFKGVLKWD; the protein is encoded by the exons ATGGATGCGTGTCTGCGCTCAGGGCAGCAGCCCCAGTCCGTGGACGAGGCACCGAGACCCCCGGATGAGGAGGGTCTACAGACAGACGGCAGCAGCGGACCCCCGGGAG ATTCTAACAAGATAGAACCATCGCTTCAAAGCCTCCAGAAATTTGTTCCTATGAATTACGCCAGCTACACCCAGGAGTACTATTGGTTTGCAGGCAAGAGGATTGTCATTCAAGAATCGATCGAGAGTTACGGAGCGGTGGTGTGGCCAGGG GCCATGGCTTTGTGCCAGTATTTGGAGGAACACGCAGAGGAACTCGGTCTCCAAGGAGCTAAGATGCTCGAAATCGGTGCTGGACCAGGCCTCGTTTCCATCGTGGCCAGTATTCTAG gAGCTCAAGTCACAGCAACGGATTTGCCTGACGTCCTAGGGAACCTTCAATACAATCTTTTAAGGAACACACTAAACCATACAGCACATCTGCCTGAAGTGAAAGAGCTGGTGTGGGGAGAGGGCCTGGAACAGAACTTCCCCAAGTCCACATGTTACTATGATTACTTGCTGGCTTCTGACGTGGTCTACCACCATTACTTCCTGGACAAGCTGCTTGCCACCATGGCGTACCTCTGCCAGCCGGGAACGGTGTTGCTTTGGGCAAACAAGTTCAGATTCAGCACCGATTATGAATTTTTAGATAAATTCAAGCAGGTTTTTGACACAACACTCTTGGCTGAATTTCAAGAGTCATCAATCAAACTTTTTAAAGGAGTGCTAAAATGGGACTAA